Below is a genomic region from Oceaniferula marina.
CCAGATACCACATCTTCCCTAGATGAACGTGAAATTGGAGGTTTGGGTATTCATCTCGTGAAGAAGTTGATGGATGAAGTGGGATACGAGAGGAAAGTAAACCAAAACGTTTTAACGCTCACTAAACGAATTTAGATTTAATCGAGGCTATTTATGGATAAGGATACACTTAGAAACTTGGTGAAGTGGTTAGATGCTATATTTCCTCCTTTTCGGGAGACTGAGCGGGTTAAACCTAAAAACATGCTCTATGTAGCGCACGAAAATCCCACAATGGGGACTGCGTTTGCAGTCGGGGCCCAGCATGCAGTGGTTTTGCTTATGTTGGCGATTTATGCAGTGATCGCAGGTCAAGAATTAGAGTTTACAGAGGGGCAGCTTCGTGGCTTTGTCTCGGTGGTAATTGTTGCTGCTGGTATAGCGACTTTCTTGCAGTCAACTAAAACTAGATTTGGTTCGGGCCACTTAATAGTTCACAATCCAAGCCCTATTGGCATGGCTGGCTTCATAGCTGTAAGCTCGACCTATGGGATTGGAGCAGCAACTGGAGCCCTCATTGTTTCTGGGATTGTGGTGATAGCACTTGCGCGGGTTCTCCCGAGCCTTCGTTCAATCTTCCCTGCGGAAGTTGCTGGAGTGCTTCTTGTCCTACTTGGGCTGAGTTTGGTTGAAGGGGGGGTCAGTCGTTATACTGGACTGAATGGGGGTAGCATAAATAGTGCGTCTACAATTATTGCATCTGTTACACTCGTTTCCATTATTGGTCTTTCGATTTGGGCTGGTGGACGCTTAAAGTTGTTCGCTATTGTTATTGGTGCTATCGCAGGATTGATAACAGCCGCACTGATGGGCGAGTTTGGGCACGAACAAATGGCGGTAGTCTCTCAGCAGCCACTCGTTTCTTTTCCGTTTGGTGGAGGATTTGAGATTCCAATGCCTAAATTTATCCTAGGTGCAATTATTCCGATTCTTTTAATCGAGGTGATCTCGGCTATAGATAGTATTGGAACTGGGGTTGCTATTGATAAGATCAATAATGCTAAGTGGCATCGTGCTGATATGCCTATGATTGGAAGGACTGTTACTTGTCATGGTATTGGTGTGTTTTTTGCTGGTTTAATGGGGACCATGTCGATTGGAACATCATCGGCTAACCTTGGGCTTGCCCACGCATCGGGTGTTGCAGCTAGGAAAGTAGGTCTGGTTACAGGGGCTATTTTAGTAGTTGTGGCCTTCTTGCCTCAGGTGTCGACCTTTCTCACACAGATCCCACAGCCTGTAGTAGGGGCTATCGTATTATATACAGCTGGTTATATGTTGGTAGCTGGTATGGAATTAGTTTTATCCCGTATGATTAATAGCCGGCGAACTTTCATGATTGGACTTGGCATAGCTGTCGGAGCGGCCGTACTACTCATGCCTGCGCTTACTGCCGGTGCTCCAGAGGGGCTTAAGCCAATTGTTGGCTCTGCGCTGACGATGGGAACGGTGACGGCCATTATACTCAACCTGATTTTTCGGATTGGCATCTCACAGACCGGTACAATGCAGCTTACTGGGGTTGAGTCGCTTACACAGTTAACTGAATTCTTAGAGGAAAAAGGAGAAGACTGGGGTGCTCGGCATCAAGTAATGATGCGGGCTGGCATGGCTGTTGGTGAAGCTATCGAGAAGTTGAATGGAACCGCTGTTTGTACTTGGCCTGTTGATTTGAAGGCATCATTTGATGAATACAAAGTAACGGTGGAACTGAAATACGAGGGGCACCCTATTAACATGACGCCAAAAACTAAGGTTTCTCTGGAAGACTTGATGGATGATGATGATGACGAAGCTTTGGATGCTCTAGTTTCCAACGCTTCTGGTATTCTCATTGGTCAGCTTGCTGACAAAGTAGAGTCAAAAGCAGATGGTAAGCATTCAACTCTTAGACTTGACTTTGACCACTAGGAAATACAATGTTCATTTAGATTTCCTTCAAAGGTTATCCTGTCTAAGGAACTATTATTAATAACACAAAGAAGAACCAAAGCTATGCTTGTTGAAAAACGCGGAGAAGTAACCATCCTAGCCCCTAGGCACCGAGTAGACACAAATAACTCGCCTGAGGTTGAGAAGGTGATTCAGGAAAACATCGGAGGTGGTGAAGCTAGACTGGTCCTTGATTTTGCACAGGTGGACTATGTGTCGAGTGCTGGCCTCAGGGTTTTGTTGAAGACTGCGAAGCAGATTAAAGTAGGTGGTGGTCGGCTGGCTTTGTGTGGGCTCAATGAGCAGATTAAGGAGGTTATGGAAGTCAGTGGTTTTATGAATATTCTAGACTGTTACGATAATCTCGACAGTAGCATCGGCGCTATTTCCTAATTAGGTATAGCGAAGTTATGACTTAGAAATGAGCGCATAGAGGGCATGCGCTTAGGGAGGAAGGATCAGGAGAGTTTAACTAGC
It encodes:
- a CDS encoding uracil-xanthine permease family protein translates to MDKDTLRNLVKWLDAIFPPFRETERVKPKNMLYVAHENPTMGTAFAVGAQHAVVLLMLAIYAVIAGQELEFTEGQLRGFVSVVIVAAGIATFLQSTKTRFGSGHLIVHNPSPIGMAGFIAVSSTYGIGAATGALIVSGIVVIALARVLPSLRSIFPAEVAGVLLVLLGLSLVEGGVSRYTGLNGGSINSASTIIASVTLVSIIGLSIWAGGRLKLFAIVIGAIAGLITAALMGEFGHEQMAVVSQQPLVSFPFGGGFEIPMPKFILGAIIPILLIEVISAIDSIGTGVAIDKINNAKWHRADMPMIGRTVTCHGIGVFFAGLMGTMSIGTSSANLGLAHASGVAARKVGLVTGAILVVVAFLPQVSTFLTQIPQPVVGAIVLYTAGYMLVAGMELVLSRMINSRRTFMIGLGIAVGAAVLLMPALTAGAPEGLKPIVGSALTMGTVTAIILNLIFRIGISQTGTMQLTGVESLTQLTEFLEEKGEDWGARHQVMMRAGMAVGEAIEKLNGTAVCTWPVDLKASFDEYKVTVELKYEGHPINMTPKTKVSLEDLMDDDDDEALDALVSNASGILIGQLADKVESKADGKHSTLRLDFDH
- a CDS encoding STAS domain-containing protein, which codes for MLVEKRGEVTILAPRHRVDTNNSPEVEKVIQENIGGGEARLVLDFAQVDYVSSAGLRVLLKTAKQIKVGGGRLALCGLNEQIKEVMEVSGFMNILDCYDNLDSSIGAIS